The genomic stretch GGCTGGAAGGGTTGACGCGGCAGCTGGAGGAGGCGCGGGAGGCTTACCAAACGGCGAACGTGGTCGAGGACGTCAACGAGCGGCGGCGGCAGGCGGCGGGGCCCTTGCGGGACCTGCGCTATTTCACCGAGCGGGTGCGCACGGCGCAGGTGATGCCGGAGCCGTTGACGTCGGAAGTCGTGGCCTTCGGCAGCACGGTGACCTTTTCGCGCGAGGACGGGCGGGTCCAGCGCTACCGGATCGTCGGCGAGGACGAGGCCGATCCCAAGGCGGGCACGATCTCCTACGTGTCTCCCGTCGCCCGGCAGCTGATGGGCAAGCGGGTGGGGGACCTCGTCTCTGTCGGTGGGCAGGAGCTGGAGCTCCTTGCGATCTCCTGAGCCGGGGGAGCGGCCGCAGCGTGGTTTCGGCGGGACGACATCGCCGGCTTGTTGAGGGCGAGGTTTCTGATGCGCGGTCGGCCGGCATTGCAACGCGCCTCCGGTCACCGTCCGGTCGTGTCGATCAGCTTCGGGCGCCGGCTGGAAAGGTGATGGTGGCGCAGGCGCCTCCGCCTGGTCTGCTCGTGACGGAAAACGCGGCGCCATGCGCTTCGGCAATCGCCTTTACGACCGTCAGGCCAAGGCCGGTGCCGTTGGCGCCGCGCGTATTCGTCGCCTCGCTTCGCCAGAACATGTCGAAGGAGGATTGGAGCACATCCGGAGGCATGCCTGGCCCCCGATCTTCCACGCTTATGAACGACCTGCCGGCCTCGTCGGTGCCGGTGCGGACATCGATCGGGCCGTGGTCTCCGGCATAGCGGCGGGCATTGTCGAGGAGCGCCAGCAGAGCCTGCCGGAACCGCACGGGATCGATCGCGGCGGGTGCGGGCTGCAGGAAGGTCCGGCAGGTGAGGCCGTTTCCGGCGGACGCTTGAAAGAGGTCCACCGTGTCGGTGACCTGGGAGGCGAGGTCGGTATCGGTCAGCGGCGCCATGAAGCTCGCTGTCCCGACGAGGGAGAGCGTGTTGAGCTGCTCCACCAGGCGCGCCATGCCTTGCGTCTGCGCATAAAGCGCCTTGATGCGGTCGTGGCTCGGCTCGATCACGCCGTCGCTCATGCCTTGCAGATTGCCCTGCAGCACCGTGAGCGGGGTGCGCAATTCGTGTGCCACGGCGCGGGTGTTGAACTTCAGCCGCCGCTCGAGGGAAGAGAGCTC from Pseudorhizobium banfieldiae encodes the following:
- a CDS encoding sensor histidine kinase — protein: MARRPSLAFLTVAAVSVTQFVTIALLYFFVEWYVDRAETVSVEHLPADAKRAWNDLNAGLVPDPEALAALAVVFPSLEEVSEVAPIAAILGFGAASILLSSLIGVFFAFRIAAPLSRFTAAAEKIRGGDFLVDVEPSATREIEALASTINSMASELSSLERRLKFNTRAVAHELRTPLTVLQGNLQGMSDGVIEPSHDRIKALYAQTQGMARLVEQLNTLSLVGTASFMAPLTDTDLASQVTDTVDLFQASAGNGLTCRTFLQPAPAAIDPVRFRQALLALLDNARRYAGDHGPIDVRTGTDEAGRSFISVEDRGPGMPPDVLQSSFDMFWRSEATNTRGANGTGLGLTVVKAIAEAHGAAFSVTSRPGGGACATITFPAGARS
- the greA gene encoding transcription elongation factor GreA; this translates as MSVAFVKEESAETAAETLLPDRPVSPHPNLVTQAGLEGLTRQLEEAREAYQTANVVEDVNERRRQAAGPLRDLRYFTERVRTAQVMPEPLTSEVVAFGSTVTFSREDGRVQRYRIVGEDEADPKAGTISYVSPVARQLMGKRVGDLVSVGGQELELLAIS